In Cyprinus carpio isolate SPL01 chromosome B16, ASM1834038v1, whole genome shotgun sequence, the following are encoded in one genomic region:
- the LOC109105525 gene encoding protein lifeguard 1-like: MAKNKSGYSRFENPPQYSEVNQQALPGFMMPPPPYDATVPHGGSNAGVPVVVPVAPPYAPPTAFGNHMYRQGVSGNPQHPYPTAAPYITDPYTVLFCDRVAMGHSDPPPGYEKKQFASSGLDNKAVRRLFIRKVFSVLSLQLAITCGFVAVFTFEPHVKLFVMQNAWTYLAGYIVFLVPYLVILCCGEIRRKHPWNLICLSILTLAMSYMVGVISSFYDTDVVMMAVGITVVVCFTVIVFSLQTKYDFTSCYGVLFVCFIVMLFFGIMCIFLYHRILDLIYASVGALIFTCFLAVDTQLLLGNKNLSVSPEEHVFAALNLYLDIIQIFSFILRIFGRSSG, encoded by the exons atggcaaaaaacaaaagtggCTACAGTCGCTTTGAAAACCCTCCTCAGTACAGCGAGGTGAATCAGCAGGCGCTGCCGGGCTTCATGATGCCACCGCCGCCTTATGATGCTACTGTTCCTCATGGAGGATCGAATGCTGGTGTTCCCGTCGTTGTACCCGTCGCACCCCCGTATGCTCCACCAACCGCTTTTGGGAATCACATGTACAGACAAGGAGTTTCTGGAAATCCACAGCATCCATATCCTACAGCAGCCCCTTACATTACAGATCCTTACACAG ttttgttttgtgatagaGTGGCAATGGGACACAGCGATCCTCCCCCAGGCTATGAAAAGAAGCAGTTTGCCAGCTCAGGACTCGATAATAAAGCCGTCAGAAGACTCTTCATTCGGAAG GTTTTTTCGGTCTTGAGTCTTCAGTTGGCCATCACCTGCGGCTTCGTGGCCGTGTTCACTTTCGAGCCTCACGTCAAGCTGTTCGTGATGCAGAATGCCTGGACGTACTTGGCCGGCTACATAGTCTTCCTCGTGCCCTACCTAGTGATCCTGTGCTGCGGAGAGATTCGCAGGAAGCATCCGTGGAACCTCATTTGTCTG AGTATCCTGACGCTGGCGATGTCCTACATGGTGGGTGTGATCTCCAGCTTCTACGACACTGATGTCGTGATGATGGCTGTCGGCATTACTGTGGTGGTCTGCTTCACGGTCATCGTCTTCTCTCTGCAG ACCAAATATGACTTCACTTCCTGTTACGGCGTGCTGTTCGTTTGCTTCATCGTCATGCTGTTCTTCGGGATCATGTGCATCTTTCTGTACCACAGGATCCTGGACCTCATCTATGCATCTGTGGGAGCGCTGATCTTCACCTGC TTCTTGGCCGTGGACACGCAGCTGCTTCTCGGGAACAAGAATCTGTCCGTGAGTCCCGAGGAACACGTCTTCGCCGCGCTCAACCTGTATCTGGACATCATTCAAATCTTCTCATTCATTTTGCGAATCTTTGGAAGAAGCAGTGGCTAA